Within Actinomycetota bacterium, the genomic segment CATGGGCTACGAGGGGCACGTCGTCGGCCTGCCGAACCGCGCCACCCGAACGGCGATGACAGAGGATTCCATGAAGGCGTTGCTCCGGGCGCACGACGCGGTGGGAGGCGACCTGATCTCCGCGGGCGGCACCGGGACGTTCGACATCAACCCCTGGGCCACCGAGATCCAGGCCGGTTCGTACATCCTGATGGACAACGCGTACGCCGAGCTCGACCTCCCGTTCCGGCGGGCGCTGTCGATCCTCGCCACTGTCATCTCGGCGTGGCCCTCGCACGCCGTGGTGAACTGCGGCCTCAAGGCGCTGGGGATGGACCACGGCAACCCGACGATGGAGGACGGGCACCAGGTGTGGTTCGTGTCCGACGAACACATCACGTTCACCTCCGCCACCCAGGTGAAGGTCGGCGACCGGTTGCGCGTCCTGCCCGCCCACGTGGACCCCACCGTCGCGTACCACGAGCGCATGTTCGTCGTGGACGGCGAGACAGTCGTCGACGAGTGGCCGGTGGACCTCCGAGGCTGGTGAACGAGGCCGCAATCGTGTTTGACGGCATCGAGGGCTCCGGCGGATAGTCGCCGGTGCACCCGGGAAGTCGCCGGTGCACGGGAGGACGATCACAGGAGGTGCGGCGGTGAGCGATCGGATCGTGTTCAACCTGGGGCCCGACGACATCCCGACGGCCTGGTACAACATCCTCCCGGACCTCCCGGTCCCGCCGCTGCCGCCCCTGCACCCAGGCACCGGCGAGCCGGTCACGCCGGACCTGCTCGCGCCGCTGTTCCCGGAGTCGCTGATCCTCCAGGAGGTCTCCACGGAGCGGTGGATCGACATCCCGGGGCCGGTGATCGATGTGTACCGCCTGTGGCGGCCCACCCCCATGTACCGGGCCCGCCGCCTGGAGCAGGCCCTGCAGACTCCCGCCCGGATCTATTTCAAGTACGAGGGAGGCTCGCCGGCCGGCTCGCACAAGCCGAACACCGCGGTGCCCCAGGCCTACTACAACAAGGAAGCGGGCAGGAAGCGGCTGACCACCGAGACCGGCGCAGGGCAGTGGGGCTCCGCGCTGTCCATGGCCACCCAGTTCTTCGGGCTGGAGTGCCTCGTGTTCATGGTCAGGGCCTCCTTCGAGCAGAAGCCGTACCGGCGGATCTTCATGGAGACCTTCGGCGCGGAGGTCCGCCCCTCGCCGTCGTCCACCACGGAGTCCGGCAAGAAGATCCTGGAGCAGAACCCCAACTCCACCGGCTCGCTCGGCATCGCCATCAGCGAGGCCAGCGAGGTGGCCGCACAGGACCCGGACACGAGCTACTCGCTGGGGAGCGTGCTGAACCACGTACTGCTGCACCAGACGGTGATCGGGCTGGAGGCACAGAAGCAGATCGAGATGGCCGGCGAGCAGCCCGACGTGATCATCGGTTGCGTCGGTGGGGGCTCGAACTACGCCGGGTTCTCGTATCCGTTCATGGCCGACAAGCTCGCCGGGAAGTCGCAGGCCCGGTTCGTGGCGTGCGAGCCGACGGCGTGCCCCACGCTCACCCGCGGGAAGTTCGCCTACGACTTCGGGGACACCGCCGAGACCACGCCGCTGTTCCCCATGTACACGCTGGGGCACA encodes:
- a CDS encoding alanine racemase, encoding MGGARTIHELRTPALLVDAEAFDHNLSTMAAALPGPRLRPHVKAHKSTALARRQVEAGHRSFTCATVREVEGMAAAGLGQDLLLANETLETERLAAVRDAEVMLAVDSDATVEAAAAGRVRRVVIDVNVGMPRCGCPPDDAGRLADLARAKGLEVRGVMGYEGHVVGLPNRATRTAMTEDSMKALLRAHDAVGGDLISAGGTGTFDINPWATEIQAGSYILMDNAYAELDLPFRRALSILATVISAWPSHAVVNCGLKALGMDHGNPTMEDGHQVWFVSDEHITFTSATQVKVGDRLRVLPAHVDPTVAYHERMFVVDGETVVDEWPVDLRGW
- a CDS encoding TrpB-like pyridoxal phosphate-dependent enzyme, with the protein product MSDRIVFNLGPDDIPTAWYNILPDLPVPPLPPLHPGTGEPVTPDLLAPLFPESLILQEVSTERWIDIPGPVIDVYRLWRPTPMYRARRLEQALQTPARIYFKYEGGSPAGSHKPNTAVPQAYYNKEAGRKRLTTETGAGQWGSALSMATQFFGLECLVFMVRASFEQKPYRRIFMETFGAEVRPSPSSTTESGKKILEQNPNSTGSLGIAISEASEVAAQDPDTSYSLGSVLNHVLLHQTVIGLEAQKQIEMAGEQPDVIIGCVGGGSNYAGFSYPFMADKLAGKSQARFVACEPTACPTLTRGKFAYDFGDTAETTPLFPMYTLGHTFVPAPVHAGGLRYHGDAPSLSLLVREGHMEAKAFTQNQIFDAAVQFARTQGIVPAPEPAHAIRQVIDEAIEAREAGQEKVILFNLCGHGHFDMQAYDDYMNGRLPEFELSEDALTDGLAHIPPVAVPG